Proteins encoded together in one Diabrotica undecimpunctata isolate CICGRU chromosome 3, icDiaUnde3, whole genome shotgun sequence window:
- the LOC140435844 gene encoding uncharacterized protein: protein MHDTPNSRTHSNVSRDPNTQSETSSSPAIPRIANQSQSNDVYRASSLSTLSGKKEVLLQTACVTIYDSHNNPVKVRCLTDSASQLSFITEELASRLKCIPYTKSLQISGISEICSTSNKMVDLNIFSNVNPTKHFTLSCAILPTITCKHPQITLDFNALKIPPNIHLADPEFCTPAEVQMLLGADVYFDLLTYGLIKLGPNLPTLTNTHLGYLVGGNVPQSSGSIDSYSILNIQENTQPRNEVSLFVQTQNTDSLVRSFWEIEEISSSTCTPKILTPSEQQAEDIFKSSLKILSSGRFQVDLPFKSPNEYKKLGESFFLAKKRFLNLEQKLIKSDQLYAQYKQFIHEYIALGHCRYVPLSTRNIHSDLKYFIPHHCVLKDSVTNKLRVVFDGSMKTTSNLSLNDIMLPGYTVQRELFDILINFRLFKYCIVADLRHMYRQIRVNPEQVFLLNILWRDSPQEDLKCLQLETVTYGLNNSGFLSTRCLKELAQKHSDKFPLASDALLNCCYIDDVLYGCNDFETLFEIHRQLTECLNLACFSLHKWCANSPEFLAGMSHISNEASYVINPENNTNKILGLCWNSHSDHFSVLVPKVTVKDTYTKREVLSLIASIYDPIGLINPVVVSAKLIMRKIWLERSNWNDHLSPNLLTQWNLFLQTLPHLSNLKIPRLLQNSSNVTSTQIHGFSDASLSAYGACVYLRTSHENGFISCNLISSKSRVSPVKVVTLPRLELLGVLLLSNLVTKILSVLIPSQSQINSVNLWTDSEVVLAWINSHPSRWSTFVANRVTQIQEHLQPYMETYPHFDFNLFVYNDPSSINVDELPELKRVTHLIRKPASQVYDALCKFSCFTRLQRAFAYCIRFIHNVRAKSHRRTGPLTPNELSSSELMIIKLTQSHFFSSEIQFLMDNRLLNDKSIRKLNPFLDSSQMIRVGGRLLFSDVSYDQKFPLLLPSKSHIVNLLLTREHRRLLHSGPQNTLSNVRLKFWPLDGLRQIKRIIQNCLTCYRFNAQVASQIMANLPRERVQIARPFINVGVDFGGPFPIKTSKLKRAPLTKAYMAVFVCLATRAVHVELISSLSTEAFLLTLKRFIARRGNPSIIFSDNGTNFLGAKNQLKELYELLLKGDTSESIRSFATSCQIQWKFIPPRSPHHGGIWEAAIKSFKYHLVRIMGNSNFTFEELSTVLSQIEAVLNSRPICALSDDPSDFSFLTPGHFLIGSNLMSYPELDLSDIQENKLSLWNKCTRIQQHMWKVWTRDYLNRLHNRPKWFTPQVGIKPDDLVLLKDENSPPLKWPIARVVETYPGKDNKVRVVKVRTPEGLYVRSIAKLCPLPMTHLQEF from the exons ATGCATGATACTCCAAATTCTCGTACTCACTCTAATGTATCTCGTGATCCCAATACTCAAAGCGAAACTTCAAGTTCACCTGCAATCCCACGAATAGCAAATCAATCTCAGTCTAATGATGTCTACCGAGCATCATCTCTCTCTACACTCTCAGGCAAAAAGGAGGTTCTACTCCAAACAGCATgtgttacaatttatgattctcatAATAATCCCGTTAAGGTTCGCTGCCTTACAGACTCAGCTAGTCAGCTTTCGTTTATCACTGAGGAATTAGCAAGTCGCTTGAAATGTATTCCTTACACAAAAagtcttcaaatttctggaataTCCGAAATCTGTTCGACGTCGAATAAAATggtggatttaaatattttctcaaatgttaatcccacaaaacattttaCACTCTCTTGTGCGATTCTCCCAACCATCACTTGTAAGCACCCTCAAATTACATTGGATTTTAATGCTCTCAAAATTCCACCAAACATTCACCTAGCTGATCCAGAATTTTGTACTCCTGCCGAAGTTCAAATGCTGCTTGGAGCAGATGTTTATTTCGACTTACTTACTTACGGGTTAATAAAATTAGGCCCTAATCTTCCTACCTTAACAAATACTCATCTCGGTTATCTTGTAGGTGGAAATGTACCTCAATCATCTGGGTCAATTGACTCATATTCTATACTTAACATTCAAGAAAATACTCAACCTCGAAATGAAGTATCCTTGTTCGTTCAAACTCAAAATACCGATTCACTCGTACGGTCGTTTTGGGAAATAGAAGAAATCTCGTCTTCTACTTGTACTCCAAAAATCCTAACTCCTTCGGAGCAACAAgcggaagatatttttaaatcgtcACTTAAAATATTATCATCTGGTAGATTCCAAGTAGATCTCCCTTTCAAATCTCCCAACGAATATAAAAAATTGGGCGAATCGTTTTTCCTCGCAAAGAAGCGATTCCTAAACCTCGAACAGAAACTGATCAAGTCAGATCAATTATACGCACAGTATAAACAATTTATTCATGAATATATTGCACTTGGACATTGCAGATATGTGCCTCTCTCCACTCGAAATATTCACtctgatttaaaatactttattccTCACCATTGCGTTTTAAAGGATAGCGTAACAAATAAGTTGCGTGTTGTCTTTGATGGCAGTATGAAAACTACCTCAAATCTAAGTCTTAATGACATAATGCTTCCTGGTTATACGGTACAACGCGAATTATTcgatattttgataaattttagattatttaaatactgtattGTAGCAGATCTACGTCATATGTACAGACAAATTCGAGTAAATCCCGAACAGGTATTTCTGTTGAACATCTTATGGCGTGATTCACCTCAAGAGGATTTGAAATGTCTTCAACTTGAAACTGTCACTTATGGATTAAATAACTCCGGTTTTCTCAGCACTAGATGTCTTAAGGAATTAGCTCAAAAACATTCCGACAAATTTCCCTTGGCTAGTGATGCTCTTTTAAATTGCTGTTATATCGATGATGTGCTGTATGGCTGTAACGATTTTGAAACACTCTTCGAAATTCATCGTCAATTAACCGAATGTTTGAACCTCGCTTGTTTCTCGCTTCATAAATGGTGTGCAAACTCACCTGAATTTCTCGCAGGTATGTCTCATATCTCTAATGAAGCTAGTTATGTAATCAATCCTGAAAATAACACGAACAAAATTCTCGGCCTATGTTGGAATTCTCACTCCGATCATTTTTCAGTTCTTGTGCCAAAGGTTACCGTTAAGGATACCTATACAAAAAGAGaagttctttctttaattgcttCCATTTATGACCCTATCGGATTGATTAACCCTGTAGTGGTATCTGCTAAATTAATTATGAGAAAGATTTGGTTAGAAAGGTCGAATTGGAATGACCACCTCAGTCCAAATTTGCTTACACAATGGAATCTATTTTTACAAACACTTCCTCACCTCTCCAATCTCAAGATTCCTAGGTTGCTGCAAAATTCTAGCAATGTAACAAGTACTCAAATACATGGGTTTTCGGATGCAAGTCTTAGCGCGTACGGTGCTTGCGTTTATTTAAGAACATCACATGAAAATGGCTTTATCTCTTGCAATCTAATCTCCTCAAAGAGTCGTGTTAGTCCTGTAAAAGTTGTGACTCTTCCTCGATTAGAACTTCTAGGAGTATTATTACTCTCTAATCTTGTTACGAAGATTCTTTCTGTCTTGATTCCATCCCAATCTCAGATAAATTCTGTCAATTTATGGACAGATTCCGAAGTCGTCCTCGCATGGATTAATTCACACCCTTCTCGTTGGTCTACCTTTGTAGCCAATAGAGTAACTCAAATTCAAGAACACCTCCAACCATACATGGAGACAT ATCCACACTTTGATTTCAACCTCTTTGTATATAATGATCCTTCGAGTATTAATGTTGATGAACTGCCTGAACTCAAAAGGGTTACTCATCTGATCAGAAAACCAGCTTCACAAGTGTATGATGCCCTCTGCAAATTTTCATGTTTCACTCGACTTCAGAGAGCTTTTGCATACTGCATTCGTTTTATTCACAATGTAAGAGCTAAGTCTCATAGACGTACAGGTCCTCTCACTCCAAATGAACTCTCTAGTTCTGAGTTAATGATTATCAAATTGACCCAGTCTCATTTCTTCAGTTCGGAAATCCAATTTTTAATGGATAATCGTCTGCTTAACGATAAGTCTATTCGTAAATTGAATCCCTTTCTAGATTCGTCTCAAATGATACGAGTAGGCGGTCGTCTTCTCTTTTCAGATGTTTCTTATGATCAGAAATTCCCTCTACTGTTGCCCTCAAAATCACATATTGTCAATTTATTACTTACCCGAGAACATCGAAGACTTCTACATTCTGGCCCTCAAAATACACTGTCCAATGTTAGATTGAAATTCTGGCCTCTTGATGGTCTTCGACAAATCaaacgtataatacaaaattgtcTCACTTGTTACCGTTTTAACGCACAAGTCGCTTCCCAAATCATGGCTAATCTCCCGAGGGAAAGAGTTCAAATTGCACGTCCATTTATAAACGTTGGAGTTGATTTTGGTGGTCCATTTCCAATCAAGACCTCTAAACTCAAGAGAGCTCCCCTTACTAAGGCCTATATGGCAGTGTTTGTATGTTTAGCTACTCGCGCCGTGCATGTGGAATTAATTTCCAGTCTTTCTACTGAAGCGTTCTTATTGACTCTGAAAAGATTTATCGCCCGAAGGGGTAATCCGAGtatcattttcagcgataatggCACCAACTTTCTAGGTGCGAAAAATCAATTGAAAGAACTTTATGAGTTGCTTCTCAAAGGTGATACCTCTGAATCTATTCGCTCTTTCGCTACTTCATGTCAAATTCAATGGAAGTTTATCCCTCCACGCTCACCACACCACGGTGGTATTTGGGAAGCTGCCATAAAGAGCTTCAAATATCATCTCGTAAGAATAATGGGTAACTCCAATTTTACTTTCGAAGAACTATCCACTGTACTTTCACAGATTGAAGCAGTGCTCAATTCACGCCCTATCTGTGCGCTCTCAGACGACCCGTCCGATTTTTCCTTTCTTACTCCCGGACACTTCCTTATTGGATCTAACTTAATGTCTTATCCTGAATTAGATCTCTCTgatattcaagaaaataaattgtcTTTGTGGAATAAATGCACAAGAATTCAGCAGCATATGTGGAAGGTTTGGACTCGCGATTATCTTAACAGGCTTCACAATAGACCTAAATGGTTCACTCCTCAGGTAGGCATAAAGCCTGATGATCTCGTCTTGCTTAAGGACGAAAACTCGCCTCCTCTCAAATGGCCTATAGCACGGGTAGTTGAGACATATCCGGGAAaggacaacaaggtaagagttgttAAGGTCAGAACTCCTGAAGGGTTATACGTTCGCTCTATTGCTAAACTGTGTCCTCTTCCTATGACTCACCTTCaagaattttaa